One Bacillus sp. FJAT-45350 genomic window carries:
- a CDS encoding glycine C-acetyltransferase, translated as MSSIVLDRFLKENISDLKSKGLFNEIDPLQSANGPKITINGNTLINLSSNNYLGLATDDRLKEVASKAIKEFGVGAGAVRTINGTLDLHVKLEEKIAEFKHTEAAIAYQSGFNCNMAAISAVMDKNDAILSDELNHASIIDGCRLSKAKIIRVNHSDMDDLRAKAKAAKESALYNKIMVITDGVFSMDGDIANLPEIVKIAEEFDLITYVDDAHGSGVLGKGAGTVKHFGLSDKVDFQIGTLSKAIGVVGGYVAGKSELIEWLKVRSRPFLFSTSLPPADIAACIRAIEILMESTELHDRLWENGDYLKKGLKELGFNIGDSETPITPCIIGEEKLTQQFSKRLFEEGVYAKSIVFPTVPQGTGRVRNMPTAAHTKEMLDETIAIYEKVGKELEII; from the coding sequence GTGTCAAGCATAGTATTAGATCGCTTTTTAAAAGAAAATATTTCTGATTTGAAATCAAAAGGGTTATTTAATGAAATAGACCCACTACAAAGTGCAAACGGACCTAAAATAACAATTAACGGAAATACCTTAATTAACTTATCATCAAATAATTACTTAGGATTAGCAACAGACGACCGACTAAAGGAAGTGGCTTCAAAGGCAATAAAAGAGTTCGGTGTAGGGGCTGGTGCTGTTCGTACAATAAACGGAACATTAGACCTTCACGTAAAGTTAGAAGAGAAAATCGCTGAATTTAAACATACTGAGGCAGCAATTGCTTATCAATCAGGATTTAATTGTAATATGGCAGCTATTTCTGCTGTGATGGATAAGAATGATGCAATTCTATCTGATGAGTTAAACCACGCTTCTATTATTGATGGATGTCGTCTTTCAAAAGCAAAAATTATTCGCGTGAATCATTCAGATATGGACGATTTAAGAGCAAAGGCAAAGGCAGCAAAGGAATCAGCTCTATATAACAAAATCATGGTCATTACTGACGGCGTATTCTCAATGGATGGTGACATTGCTAACTTACCTGAAATCGTGAAAATTGCTGAGGAGTTTGACTTAATTACGTACGTTGATGATGCACATGGATCTGGTGTATTAGGGAAAGGCGCTGGAACTGTTAAGCATTTTGGCCTTTCTGATAAAGTTGATTTCCAAATCGGTACATTATCAAAAGCAATTGGTGTCGTAGGTGGTTATGTTGCTGGAAAGAGCGAGTTAATTGAGTGGTTAAAAGTTAGAAGTAGACCTTTCTTATTCTCTACATCTTTACCGCCAGCTGATATTGCTGCGTGTATTCGAGCAATTGAGATTTTAATGGAAAGCACAGAACTGCATGACCGCCTATGGGAGAACGGAGACTATTTAAAGAAAGGTTTAAAGGAACTTGGCTTTAACATAGGTGATAGTGAAACACCAATTACTCCTTGTATTATTGGGGAAGAAAAGCTAACACAGCAGTTTAGTAAGAGACTATTTGAAGAAGGTGTCTACGCTAAATCCATAGTTTTCCCTACAGTCCCACAAGGTACAGGACGTGTACGTAACATGCCAACAGCAGCACATACAAAAGAAATGTTAGATGAAACAATAGCTATATATGAAAAAGTCGGAAAAGAATTAGAAATAATATAG
- the mgtE gene encoding magnesium transporter produces MSLEMSENEITLTLIQLLKDENKSSFEKIISELQPYDIAKQYHFLPVKHRNKFLLYLSIEQLTEFIQELEHGEQLEILHKLGIEKSTKVFDLMENDDLASLLTNLKPEQIEDFLSEMKKEESEVVQSLMNYPPETAGRLMTNRFVWISEKYSIREAVDKLKYFAELAEYINYLYVIDDEKKLVGVVSYKDLLLADIEDKIADIMYNRVIKVDVLTDQEEVAKLIERYDFISIPVIQDNGILVGVITVDDILDVVIQEANEDIEKLSASGKAIDFNTPATIAAYRRLPWLIILLFIGIVSASIISGFEGTLERVVELAFFIPLIAGMTGNTGTQSLAVVVRGLVSQDLDVKRVIKLILRELRVGIMIGITCGILMALIGLVWQGSIVLGIVVGSSLLLTLIIGTLAGTIIPLILYKFNIDPAIASGPLITTINDILSLLIYFGIATMFISKLM; encoded by the coding sequence ATGTCTTTAGAAATGTCAGAAAATGAAATTACTTTGACTCTTATTCAATTATTAAAAGATGAAAATAAGAGTTCATTTGAAAAGATCATTAGCGAATTACAACCATATGATATAGCAAAACAATATCATTTTTTGCCAGTCAAGCACAGAAATAAGTTTCTTCTATACCTCTCAATTGAACAACTTACAGAATTTATTCAGGAGCTAGAACATGGAGAACAACTAGAAATTTTACATAAGTTAGGGATTGAGAAATCAACAAAAGTTTTTGATTTAATGGAAAATGATGATTTAGCGTCATTATTAACGAATTTAAAGCCTGAACAAATTGAAGACTTTTTATCAGAAATGAAAAAAGAAGAATCTGAAGTTGTTCAAAGTTTAATGAACTATCCTCCAGAGACTGCGGGTAGGCTCATGACGAACCGTTTTGTTTGGATATCTGAAAAATATTCGATTCGTGAGGCTGTTGATAAGTTAAAGTATTTTGCTGAATTAGCAGAGTACATAAACTACCTTTACGTTATTGACGATGAAAAGAAACTTGTTGGTGTTGTTTCCTATAAGGATCTCTTATTAGCAGATATTGAGGATAAAATTGCTGATATTATGTATAATCGAGTGATTAAAGTCGATGTCTTAACCGATCAAGAAGAAGTGGCAAAGCTCATCGAACGCTATGACTTTATCTCCATACCCGTCATTCAAGACAACGGGATATTAGTTGGTGTCATTACTGTCGATGACATACTCGATGTTGTTATCCAAGAAGCAAATGAAGATATTGAAAAGTTGTCTGCTTCTGGTAAAGCGATTGACTTTAACACACCCGCGACAATTGCAGCCTATCGTAGACTACCATGGTTAATTATCTTACTATTTATCGGGATTGTATCAGCTAGTATCATCAGTGGCTTTGAAGGTACTCTTGAGCGGGTTGTAGAATTAGCCTTTTTTATTCCGCTAATTGCTGGTATGACGGGGAATACAGGTACTCAATCATTAGCAGTTGTTGTCCGTGGACTCGTCTCCCAAGATCTTGATGTAAAACGGGTCATTAAATTAATTTTACGTGAGTTACGAGTTGGTATAATGATTGGAATTACGTGTGGCATTTTGATGGCTCTTATCGGTTTAGTTTGGCAAGGCAGTATTGTATTGGGAATCGTCGTTGGAAGTTCCCTACTACTGACCCTTATTATAGGTACTCTAGCAGGAACGATTATTCCACTGATTTTATACAAGTTTAACATCGATCCCGCGATAGCTTCAGGCCCACTAATTACAACAATTAATGATATACTGTCTCTACTTATTTACTTTGGAATTGCAACAATGTTTATTAGCAAACTAATGTGA
- a CDS encoding DNA-3-methyladenine glycosylase produces MQPLDYTFYQQPTIELAKSLLGKILVKETSGGVASGIIVETEAYMGPEDRAAHSFGNKRTKRTEVMFGPPGYVYTYVMHTHCLVNVVSGEVDHPEAVLIRAVEPYEGTHLMYQRRGEKKKETELTNGPGKLTKALGIVKEDYGLPFFKSPIYIAESEEEVLPDISSGPRIGIENSGEAKEYPWRFWLTGNKFVSK; encoded by the coding sequence GTGCAGCCGTTAGATTATACATTCTATCAACAACCAACAATAGAGTTAGCAAAATCGCTTTTAGGAAAAATTCTCGTAAAGGAAACGAGTGGTGGTGTAGCTTCAGGTATCATAGTAGAAACTGAGGCGTATATGGGGCCAGAAGACCGAGCTGCTCATAGCTTCGGAAATAAGCGAACGAAACGAACGGAAGTTATGTTTGGTCCACCGGGATATGTTTATACATATGTGATGCACACACACTGTCTTGTAAATGTAGTAAGTGGCGAGGTCGATCATCCAGAGGCTGTGTTAATTCGAGCTGTTGAACCTTATGAGGGAACCCATCTTATGTATCAACGTAGAGGTGAAAAGAAAAAGGAAACAGAGCTAACGAATGGACCAGGTAAGCTAACAAAGGCGTTAGGGATTGTTAAAGAAGACTATGGACTGCCGTTTTTTAAAAGCCCTATATATATTGCAGAAAGTGAGGAGGAAGTATTACCAGACATTTCAAGTGGGCCGAGAATAGGCATTGAAAATAGTGGAGAAGCCAAAGAGTATCCGTGGCGCTTTTGGTTAACTGGAAATAAGTTTGTTTCTAAGTGA
- a CDS encoding catalase, giving the protein MDSNQTNNEHNTDSEETLTNRQGHPVTDNQNVRTVGNRGPTTLENYDFLEKISHFDRERTPERVVHARGAGAHGYFESYGTVNGEPISKYTRAKVFTNTEHQTPVFVRFSTVVHGGNSPETLRDPRGFAIKFYTEDGNWDLVGNNLKIFFIRDPLKFPDMVHSFKPDPVTNVQDPERMFDFLCQTPESAHMITFLFSPWGIPANYREMQGSGVHAYKWVNEEGKGVLVKYHWEPVQGIKNLAQKDADEIQAKNFNHATQDLYEAIKKGDYPEWELYVQIMEDGEHPELDFDPLDPTKLWYKEDYPWHKVGKMVLNKNPENYFAEVEQVAFGTGVLVDGLDFSDDKLLQGRTYSYSDTQRYRVGSNYLQLPINKPKKHVSSNQEAGQMDFRTEFAKNQNPHVNYEPSLIGGLKEATNPGKEHEPYVAGNVKREKISRENNFGQAGETYRRFNDWERDELISNLVDALSGCRKEIQDRMVDIFTKCDEDYGKRVKEGLASASKDGESKMDEAVRQAEEMGHPSDPY; this is encoded by the coding sequence ATGGATAGTAATCAAACAAATAATGAACATAATACAGATTCTGAAGAAACATTAACGAATAGACAAGGACACCCTGTAACCGATAATCAAAATGTAAGAACTGTTGGAAATCGAGGACCAACTACGCTTGAAAACTATGATTTCCTTGAGAAAATTAGTCATTTTGACCGTGAACGAACTCCAGAGCGTGTCGTGCATGCTCGTGGTGCTGGAGCTCACGGGTATTTTGAGTCATACGGAACAGTAAACGGCGAACCGATTTCAAAATATACTAGAGCAAAGGTATTTACAAATACAGAGCACCAAACGCCTGTGTTTGTTCGCTTCTCTACTGTTGTCCACGGTGGAAATTCTCCAGAGACGTTACGAGATCCTAGAGGGTTTGCAATAAAGTTTTATACTGAAGACGGTAACTGGGACCTTGTTGGAAACAACTTGAAAATCTTCTTTATCCGTGACCCATTAAAATTTCCTGATATGGTTCACTCATTCAAGCCTGACCCAGTTACAAATGTCCAAGACCCTGAAAGAATGTTTGACTTTTTATGCCAAACACCTGAATCTGCACATATGATTACATTCTTATTTTCACCATGGGGTATCCCAGCTAATTATCGTGAAATGCAAGGCTCTGGTGTTCACGCCTACAAATGGGTCAATGAGGAAGGCAAAGGTGTGCTAGTTAAATACCACTGGGAACCCGTACAAGGTATTAAAAACCTCGCTCAGAAAGATGCTGATGAAATCCAAGCAAAGAATTTTAATCATGCAACACAAGATTTGTATGAAGCGATTAAAAAGGGAGATTATCCAGAGTGGGAGTTATACGTTCAAATCATGGAAGACGGCGAACACCCTGAGTTAGACTTTGATCCTTTAGATCCGACAAAACTTTGGTACAAAGAAGATTATCCATGGCATAAAGTTGGAAAAATGGTCCTAAACAAAAACCCTGAAAATTATTTTGCTGAAGTAGAACAAGTCGCATTTGGTACCGGTGTTCTTGTTGATGGTTTAGACTTCTCTGATGATAAATTATTACAAGGAAGAACTTATTCGTACTCAGACACCCAACGTTACCGTGTCGGCTCAAATTACTTACAGCTTCCAATTAACAAACCAAAGAAACATGTATCTTCAAATCAAGAAGCTGGACAAATGGATTTCAGAACAGAGTTTGCCAAAAATCAAAATCCACACGTCAATTATGAACCATCTCTTATCGGTGGCTTGAAGGAAGCTACAAACCCTGGTAAAGAACATGAACCATATGTTGCAGGAAATGTTAAAAGAGAAAAAATTTCTCGCGAAAATAACTTTGGACAAGCTGGTGAGACGTACAGAAGATTTAATGATTGGGAACGGGATGAATTAATATCCAATCTAGTTGACGCTCTCTCAGGCTGTCGCAAAGAAATTCAAGACCGGATGGTTGATATTTTCACAAAGTGTGATGAAGACTATGGTAAGCGAGTAAAAGAAGGACTTGCTTCAGCAAGCAAAGATGGTGAGTCTAAAATGGACGAAGCTGTCAGACAAGCAGAAGAAATGGGTCATCCATCCGATCCTTATTAA
- the rlmN gene encoding 23S rRNA (adenine(2503)-C(2))-methyltransferase RlmN: MNKESIYGLTLEQLTSWLEGYGHKKFRASQVWDWLYKKRVTSFAEMTNVNKDCRELLEANYVIQTLELHIKQESSDGTIKFLFKLEDGNLIETVLMRHKYGLSVCVTTQVGCNIGCSFCASGLLTKSRDLSSGEIVEQIMNVQHHLDSVGEDERVSHVVVMGIGEPFDNFENLVDFLEVIKDQKGLAIGARHITVSTSGLVDKIYEFADLKLQVNLAISLHAPNNELRTRIMKINRAFPLEKLMEAINYYVETTNRRITLEYILLKGVNDQKEQALELAALIGNKRHLAYVNLIPYNPVDEHDQYQRSDKESVLAFYDTLKKKGINCVVRQEHGTDIDAACGQLRSKQIKKGQK; this comes from the coding sequence ATGAATAAAGAATCCATTTATGGATTAACATTAGAACAATTGACGTCTTGGCTTGAGGGATATGGGCATAAAAAGTTCCGAGCATCACAGGTGTGGGACTGGCTATACAAGAAAAGAGTTACGTCATTCGCTGAAATGACGAATGTGAATAAGGATTGTCGTGAGTTATTAGAAGCAAACTACGTCATTCAAACATTAGAGTTACACATTAAACAGGAATCTTCTGATGGAACAATTAAGTTTCTATTTAAATTAGAAGATGGTAATTTAATTGAAACAGTATTGATGAGACATAAATATGGTCTTTCTGTTTGTGTAACAACACAAGTAGGCTGTAATATCGGATGTAGTTTTTGTGCAAGTGGATTATTAACAAAAAGCCGTGACTTATCAAGTGGTGAAATTGTAGAGCAGATTATGAATGTTCAACATCATTTAGATAGTGTAGGAGAAGATGAAAGAGTAAGTCATGTAGTTGTAATGGGAATTGGTGAGCCATTTGATAATTTTGAAAACCTTGTAGACTTTTTAGAGGTAATTAAGGATCAAAAGGGACTTGCTATTGGTGCGAGACATATTACAGTATCAACGAGTGGTCTTGTTGATAAAATTTATGAATTTGCTGATTTAAAACTACAGGTTAACTTAGCTATTTCATTGCATGCTCCAAATAATGAGCTTAGAACACGAATTATGAAAATTAACAGGGCTTTTCCACTAGAGAAGTTGATGGAGGCAATCAATTATTATGTGGAGACAACAAATAGAAGAATTACGTTGGAGTACATTTTACTAAAAGGTGTCAACGATCAGAAGGAACAAGCTCTCGAGCTTGCAGCTTTAATCGGTAATAAGCGCCATCTTGCATATGTAAACTTAATTCCATATAATCCTGTTGATGAACATGACCAGTATCAAAGAAGTGATAAAGAGTCTGTACTAGCATTTTATGACACGTTAAAAAAGAAAGGGATTAATTGTGTCGTTAGACAAGAGCATGGAACAGACATTGATGCTGCATGTGGTCAGTTAAGAAGTAAGCAAATTAAAAAGGGACAAAAATAA
- a CDS encoding IS3 family transposase (programmed frameshift): MGKNVYSNEVKWAVVKDKMSGQFTNREIMEKYGVKNVSQIKTWMKWYRENQVHRFDQPIGKQYSYGHGPDNQNDEERKERQMMHLKQENEILKKVFGDRKGVEKEIVLQLVDTLRKKYTVSAILLALNVPRATYYRWASSQSIKLSVEEETIISLCEETKYRYGHRKIKELLKRKYHIKLNRNTVQRIMQKYHLQCRVKQKRKWKSQGESVIVAPNLLQREFYAIKPNQKWVTDITYIQYGPNTLYLSTIMDLFNNQIVAYKIYTHQQIPLVVDTLNEALQKRGNPKGVIIHSDQGTVYTSYAYQNLIKEKNLVSSMSRRGNCWDNAVIESFHSNLKSEEFQYVKFNSLSLEEVKERVDEFMRYYNEERIQEKLGYHTPKEFGNMAA, translated from the exons ATGGGCAAAAACGTATATTCAAATGAAGTGAAATGGGCAGTTGTTAAAGATAAGATGAGTGGGCAATTCACAAATAGAGAAATCATGGAGAAGTATGGAGTTAAAAATGTCTCTCAAATTAAAACATGGATGAAATGGTATCGTGAAAATCAGGTTCATAGATTCGATCAGCCGATAGGCAAACAGTATTCGTATGGTCATGGGCCTGACAATCAAAATGATGAAGAAAGAAAAGAACGACAAATGATGCATTTAAAACAAGAGAATGAAATCTTAA AAAAAGTATTTGGAGATCGAAAAGGAGTTGAAAAAGAAATAGTCCTCCAACTAGTAGATACATTACGCAAAAAATATACTGTTTCAGCCATCTTATTAGCTTTAAATGTTCCAAGAGCTACTTATTACCGCTGGGCTTCTTCACAATCAATCAAATTGTCCGTGGAGGAGGAAACGATTATTTCCCTTTGCGAAGAAACGAAATATCGCTATGGGCATCGTAAAATTAAAGAGCTGTTAAAGCGTAAGTACCATATAAAGTTAAACCGTAATACAGTTCAACGGATCATGCAGAAGTATCACTTGCAATGCAGAGTAAAGCAGAAGAGGAAGTGGAAATCTCAAGGAGAATCTGTGATTGTGGCTCCGAACTTATTACAACGAGAGTTTTATGCAATCAAACCTAACCAAAAATGGGTAACCGATATTACCTACATTCAATATGGTCCAAACACTCTGTATTTATCAACAATAATGGATTTATTTAATAACCAAATCGTCGCTTACAAGATCTATACTCACCAACAAATCCCTTTAGTTGTCGATACATTGAATGAAGCATTACAAAAAAGAGGAAACCCAAAAGGGGTTATCATTCATTCAGATCAAGGAACTGTCTATACTTCCTATGCTTATCAAAACCTAATAAAAGAGAAGAATTTAGTGAGTAGTATGTCACGTAGGGGAAACTGTTGGGACAATGCAGTAATAGAATCTTTTCACTCTAACCTAAAATCAGAGGAATTTCAGTATGTTAAATTTAATTCGTTATCTTTAGAAGAAGTTAAAGAGCGTGTAGACGAATTTATGAGGTATTATAATGAAGAGCGTATCCAAGAGAAGTTAGGCTACCACACACCAAAAGAATTTGGTAATATGGCAGCCTAA
- a CDS encoding cytochrome-c peroxidase, whose product MLKTRYCLLYVSVLLLSVVAGCSSEQSSVEGDATGSLDESIRTMNDETLRSFFEPLGPVPIPDTNPMSDEKVELGMMLFADPRLSRNNQLSCLSCHSPSLGYSDNLTFSLGFDRAVVGRNSPSIVNTAYYDHLFWDGRASSLEAQALGPIQDEKEMNQDLDTMVEQVEAVEGYKPHFNRAFDGEITVETIVKAIAAFQRTINIVDTAFDRFIAGDNDALDEREKYGMELYVTKGSCITCHAGPNFTDMAFHNIGINTDDTGRYGVTGIKEDDGKFRTPGLRGVTYTAPYMHNGSLVTLEDVIEYYNRGGDNHPNKSSIIKPLELTEEEKKALTAFIRAISGTPPEIDIPELPQ is encoded by the coding sequence ATGTTGAAAACGAGATATTGTTTACTGTATGTATCTGTCCTTCTACTTAGCGTAGTGGCTGGATGCTCTAGTGAACAATCTTCGGTTGAGGGGGATGCAACCGGCTCTTTAGATGAAAGTATCCGGACAATGAATGATGAAACACTACGTTCGTTTTTTGAGCCATTAGGACCAGTGCCTATACCGGATACCAATCCAATGAGTGACGAGAAAGTTGAATTAGGGATGATGCTTTTTGCTGACCCTCGGTTGTCACGTAATAACCAATTAAGCTGCCTCAGCTGCCATAGTCCGAGTCTTGGTTACTCTGATAATCTAACTTTTTCTTTAGGATTTGATAGAGCAGTTGTTGGAAGAAACTCTCCAAGTATTGTGAATACAGCTTATTATGATCATTTATTCTGGGATGGTAGGGCGTCTAGTTTAGAGGCGCAGGCGTTAGGGCCAATTCAAGATGAAAAAGAAATGAACCAAGATTTAGATACGATGGTAGAGCAAGTAGAAGCGGTTGAAGGATACAAACCGCATTTTAACCGAGCGTTTGATGGTGAAATAACAGTAGAAACGATTGTAAAAGCAATTGCTGCTTTTCAAAGAACAATTAACATCGTCGACACAGCTTTTGATCGTTTTATAGCAGGCGATAATGATGCACTAGATGAAAGAGAAAAGTATGGTATGGAGCTGTACGTAACAAAGGGCTCTTGTATAACTTGTCATGCAGGTCCAAATTTTACAGATATGGCATTTCACAACATTGGTATTAATACAGATGACACTGGGCGTTATGGTGTAACAGGTATTAAAGAGGATGATGGGAAGTTTCGAACGCCAGGATTACGTGGTGTGACGTATACGGCTCCTTATATGCACAATGGTAGCTTAGTTACTCTTGAAGATGTAATAGAGTATTATAACCGTGGTGGTGACAATCATCCGAATAAATCATCAATTATCAAACCACTAGAATTAACGGAAGAAGAAAAGAAGGCATTAACAGCCTTTATTAGAGCAATCAGTGGTACACCTCCTGAGATTGACATTCCTGAGCTGCCACAATAA
- a CDS encoding L-threonine 3-dehydrogenase, producing MKKILITGSLGQIGSELTSKMRNIYGAENVIATDIRNNDSDVVHSGPFEILDVTDGKAMFQVAKKYQVDTVIHLAALLSATAEKNPLLAWNLNMGGLVNALEVARELDCKFFTPSSIGAFGPSTPKDQTPQDTIQRPTTMYGVNKVSGELLCDYYYQKFGVDTRGLRFPGLISYVAPPGGGTTDYALDIYYSAIEKSHYTSYIAKGTYMDMMYMPDALNAVIKLMEANPTKLIHRNSFNVTAMSFDPEEIAAEIRKHIPTFTLDYQVDPVRQSIAESWPNAIDCSAAKAEWGFKADYDLTKMTEDMLQKLKQKLVLA from the coding sequence ATGAAGAAAATCTTAATTACTGGTTCTTTAGGTCAGATTGGTTCAGAACTTACATCTAAAATGAGAAATATTTACGGTGCTGAAAATGTAATAGCTACTGATATTAGAAATAATGATAGTGATGTTGTTCATTCTGGTCCATTTGAAATTTTAGATGTGACTGACGGAAAGGCAATGTTTCAAGTAGCAAAGAAATATCAAGTAGATACAGTTATTCATTTAGCAGCACTATTATCAGCAACTGCTGAAAAAAATCCACTACTAGCTTGGAATTTAAATATGGGTGGTCTAGTTAACGCTCTTGAGGTTGCAAGAGAACTGGATTGCAAATTTTTCACACCTAGTTCTATTGGTGCATTTGGACCATCAACACCTAAAGATCAAACACCACAAGATACGATCCAACGTCCTACAACGATGTATGGAGTAAACAAAGTTTCTGGAGAACTACTTTGTGACTATTACTATCAGAAATTTGGAGTCGATACGCGAGGACTTCGCTTCCCAGGGTTAATCTCCTATGTTGCTCCACCAGGTGGAGGAACAACTGATTATGCATTAGATATTTACTATAGTGCGATTGAAAAATCTCATTATACATCATATATTGCAAAGGGTACTTACATGGATATGATGTATATGCCCGATGCATTAAATGCTGTCATCAAATTAATGGAAGCTAATCCAACTAAGTTAATCCATCGTAATTCTTTTAATGTAACAGCAATGAGCTTTGATCCTGAGGAAATTGCGGCTGAGATTCGCAAGCATATTCCTACCTTCACTCTTGACTATCAAGTAGACCCGGTTAGACAATCAATAGCTGAGAGTTGGCCAAATGCTATCGATTGCTCAGCTGCTAAAGCAGAGTGGGGTTTCAAAGCTGATTATGACCTTACAAAAATGACAGAGGATATGTTACAGAAGCTTAAACAGAAGCTTGTATTAGCATAA
- a CDS encoding glutathione ABC transporter substrate-binding protein, translated as MVKSKFLRAGVFSIVASLMLVGCSNDSDVSSEQEPETDGDTSTEEVAGGGDLIVGVLSDATSLDPHISSDVPSGVIQVNMFETLTKFNEDMELEPLLAESWEPVEEQVWEFKLREGVQFHDGTDFNAEVVKANVERLLDEELASPRRMLVELVEEIVVVDDHTIQFVMEEPFAPLPAHFAHYSASIVSLGSIEEDYAAVEAGAQHGTYINENPVGTGFFEFVSWNPGTEIHITNFDGYWGDNAKVDSVTFKVIPEDLTRLAELETGGAHIIDPVQVSDLSRVENTDGIHAYQRNRATVTYMGFNNQKAPFDDARVRMAVAKTINKDTMVDGVLDGIGEKAIGPINDTQWGYSDQVNVIERDVEAAKELLAEAGYADGFSTTIYTNDNRERMDNAEIIQADLREIGIEAEIEVVEWGAYLDMTGAGEYDGMFILGLSLGTMDADYPMHMLFHSNSAGVGNRSFFLDETFDQIITEARVEQDEATRLQMYVDAVNYLNEEVPMAFLYHPESIMGVRNEVKGFWADASAVYQLQNVTIEQ; from the coding sequence ATGGTTAAAAGTAAGTTTTTAAGAGCAGGTGTATTTTCGATTGTAGCGTCATTGATGCTAGTTGGCTGTTCGAACGATTCAGATGTAAGCAGTGAACAAGAACCAGAAACAGATGGAGACACATCGACTGAGGAAGTTGCAGGCGGGGGAGACCTAATTGTAGGTGTACTTTCTGATGCTACTTCATTGGATCCACATATTTCAAGTGATGTACCATCAGGGGTTATCCAAGTAAATATGTTCGAAACGTTAACAAAATTTAATGAAGATATGGAGTTAGAGCCTTTACTTGCTGAAAGCTGGGAACCGGTTGAAGAACAAGTTTGGGAATTCAAGCTTCGTGAAGGTGTTCAGTTCCATGATGGTACTGATTTTAACGCAGAAGTTGTAAAAGCTAACGTTGAACGTTTACTAGACGAGGAGCTTGCTTCTCCACGTCGTATGCTAGTTGAACTAGTTGAAGAGATTGTTGTTGTAGATGACCACACAATTCAGTTTGTAATGGAGGAGCCGTTTGCTCCACTTCCTGCACACTTTGCTCATTACTCAGCAAGTATTGTAAGCTTAGGTTCAATTGAAGAAGATTATGCTGCTGTAGAAGCTGGTGCACAGCATGGTACGTATATTAATGAAAATCCTGTCGGAACTGGATTTTTCGAATTTGTTAGCTGGAATCCAGGTACAGAAATCCACATAACAAACTTTGACGGATACTGGGGCGACAATGCAAAAGTAGATTCAGTAACATTTAAAGTTATTCCTGAAGATTTAACACGTTTAGCTGAATTAGAAACGGGTGGAGCTCACATTATTGACCCAGTTCAAGTAAGTGATCTTTCACGTGTAGAAAACACAGATGGTATCCATGCATACCAAAGAAATCGTGCGACAGTAACATATATGGGCTTTAACAATCAGAAAGCACCATTTGATGATGCAAGAGTACGTATGGCAGTTGCAAAAACAATTAACAAAGATACAATGGTTGATGGAGTTTTAGATGGTATTGGTGAAAAAGCAATTGGACCAATCAATGATACACAATGGGGTTACAGTGACCAAGTAAATGTTATCGAGCGTGATGTTGAAGCAGCGAAAGAATTATTAGCTGAAGCTGGATATGCAGATGGATTCAGCACAACTATTTACACAAATGATAACCGTGAAAGAATGGATAATGCAGAAATCATTCAAGCAGATTTAAGAGAAATTGGTATTGAAGCTGAAATCGAAGTTGTTGAGTGGGGAGCTTACCTTGATATGACAGGTGCTGGAGAGTACGACGGTATGTTTATCTTAGGTCTATCACTTGGGACAATGGATGCAGACTATCCAATGCACATGTTATTCCACTCTAACAGTGCTGGTGTTGGTAACAGATCATTCTTCTTAGATGAGACGTTTGACCAAATCATTACTGAAGCTCGTGTTGAGCAAGATGAGGCTACTCGTCTACAAATGTACGTTGATGCAGTTAATTACTTAAACGAGGAAGTACCAATGGCATTCCTTTATCACCCAGAGTCAATTATGGGTGTACGCAATGAAGTTAAAGGATTCTGGGCAGATGCTTCAGCTGTATATCAACTACAAAATGTAACAATCGAACAATAA